The following coding sequences are from one Odocoileus virginianus isolate 20LAN1187 ecotype Illinois chromosome 7, Ovbor_1.2, whole genome shotgun sequence window:
- the AVPI1 gene encoding arginine vasopressin-induced protein 1, whose protein sequence is MGTPASVVSEPPPWRAPPEARGRKQAVANIFQDAELLQIQGLFQRSGDQLAEERAQIVWEYAGDHRVAEALKRLRRKRPPRQKPLGSSVHHCSRLRIAEPCAPPAEPQSSATETASSEQYVNSRRTSARIRRNWRKPGPTSYLHQIRH, encoded by the exons ATGGGTACCCCTGCCTCTGTGGTCAGCGAGCCACCCCCCTGGCGAGCCCCACCGGAGGCCCGGGGCCGCAAGCAGGCCGTGGCCAACATCTTCCAGGATGCCGAGCTGCTGCAGATCCAGGGCCTGTTTCAGCGCAGTGGGGACCAGCTGGCTGAGGAACGGGCACAGATCGTCTGGGAGTATGCAGGGGACCATCGTGTGGCCGAGGCCTTAAAGAGGCTGCGCAGGAAGAGGCCCCCTCGGCAGAAGCCCCTGGGCTCCTCGGTACACCACTGCAGCCGGCTCAG AATTGCAGAGCCCTGTGCTCCACCAGCCGAACCACAGAGCAGCGCCACGGAGACGGCTTCCAGTGAGCAGTATGTGAACTCTAGGAGGACCAGTGCCCGGATCCGCCGGAACTGGAGGAAGCCAGGACCCACAAGCTACCTCCATCAGATCAGACACTGA